A genomic stretch from Megalobrama amblycephala isolate DHTTF-2021 linkage group LG22, ASM1881202v1, whole genome shotgun sequence includes:
- the grb7 gene encoding growth factor receptor-bound protein 7 isoform X2, giving the protein MEVEGCRSEVEVFRRSAVETMSTGDSLSGKCSPLSQNVQMSTPRSIPLTMRNTDSGPSKREFRASSAPLIPNPFPELCNPAHSPVLPGSLGERDPLSDNRKHMNEGLTGADEGNVVRVFWDPTHSRSVLVSSGATAHDVCHMLAESAHCMDEESWALIEHHSALGLERCLEDHELVVQVQSSWPVESNTMLFFRKNYAKYEFFKKPVLFFPENMISDCADVTKGTTSSELVQNMVKSGSCPEIQGFLHVREGGKKSWKKLYFVLRRSGLYCSNKGQSKEPRHLQFVGDLEDLNVFTVFNGRKLYGAPEAHVFCIKASKDRFRCQDLKLMCADSEQSRTCWITAFRLFKHGKQLQCNYQFAKSSARLHMASKDSKFSDREESMVAMDFSGKSGGRVIQNPHEAQNAEQEEGQNWRKREALRHNLPTNGHGSQLSAVHRVQPWFHGGMSRAEAQKLLEEQGQVDGMFLVRDSQLHVQCFVLCLSYKLKTKHYLIIPLEQGDRQYYTMDDGVTLFADLLQLVEFHQINRGILPVCLKHPCTRIAL; this is encoded by the exons ATGGAGGTGGAAGGCTGTAGGTCAGAGGTGGAAGTGTTTAGGAGGTCAGCGGTTGAGACGATGTCCACAGGAGATTCATTGTCTGGGAAGTGTTCTCCATTGTCCCAAAACGTTCAGATGTCAACACCTCGATCGATCCCCCTCACCATGAGAAACACCGACAG TGGTCCATCAAAACGGGAATTTCGAGCTTCATCCGCACCTTTGATTCCCAATCCATTTCCAGAGCTCTGCAATCCGGCGCACTCCCCGGTGCTGCCCGGATCTCTCGGCGAGCGGGACCCTCTCTCTGACAACAGAAAACAT atgaacgaaggacttacgggtgcAGATGAAGGAAAT GTGGTTCGGGTTTTTTGGGACCCCACACACAGTCGTTCGGTCCTGGTGTCATCTGGGGCGACAGCACATGATGTTTGTCATATGCTAGCGGAGAGCGCCCACTGTATGGACGAGGAGAGCTGGGCCCTCATAGAACATCATTCTGCTTTGGGCCTGG AGCGCTGTCTGGAAGACCATGAGCTTGTGGTGCAGGTACAGTCATCCTGGCCCGTAGAGAGCAACACTATGCTGTTCTTCCGCAAAAACTACGCCAAGTACGAGTTCTTCAAAAAACCTGTG TTGTTTTTCCCAGAGAACATGATCTCTGATTGCGCTGATGTCACTAAAGGCACGACATCATCAGAGCTGGTGCAG AACATGGTGAAGAGTGGTTCCTGTCCAGAGATTCAAGGCTTTCTCCATGTGAGagaaggggggaaaaaatcctGGAAGAAACTCTATTTCGTTTTACGACGGTCTGGACTGTACTGCTCCAACAAAGGGCAATCAAAG GAACCTCGACACCTGCAGTTTGTCGGAGATCTGGAAGATCTGAATGTGTTTACAGTCTTCAATGGCCGTAAACTTTATGGGGCACCAGAAGCGCACGTCTTCTGCATTAAA GCCTCAAAAGACAGGTTTCGCTGTCAGGATTTGAAGCTGATGTGTGCTGACAGTGAGCAGAGTCGTACGTGCTGGATCACGGCCTTCAGATTGTTTAAG catGGGAAACAGCTCCAGTGTAATTACCAGTTCGCTAAGTCCAGCGCCAGACTTCACATGGCATCAAAAGACTCCAAG TTTTCAGATAGGGAGGAGTCGATGGTTGCCATGGATTTTTCAGGGAAAAGCGGTGGACGAGTGATTCAGAACCCACACGAGGCCCAGAATGCAGAGCAGGAGGAAGGACAGAACTGGCgg AAGAGAGAAGCGTTGCGTCACAATTTACCCACCAACGGTCACGGGTCACAGCTCTCCG CGGTTCATCGTGTTCAGCCGTGGTTTCATGGGGGCATGTCTCGTGCAGAAGCTCAAAAGCTATTGGAGGAGCAGGGTCAGGTGGACGG GATGTTTTTGGTGCGTGAcagtcagctgcacgtgcagtGCTTTGTGTTATGCTTGAGTTATAAACTGAAGACGAAACACTACCTCATCATTCCC TTGGAGCAGGGCGACAGACAGTACTACACTATGGACGATGGTGTCACACTGTTTGCAGATCTGCTGCAGTTGGTGGAGTTTCACCAGATCAACCGCGGCATCTTGCCTGTTTGTCTCAAACACCCCTGCACTCGCATTGCACTCTAA
- the grb7 gene encoding growth factor receptor-bound protein 7 isoform X1, with translation MLMEVEGCRSEVEVFRRSAVETMSTGDSLSGKCSPLSQNVQMSTPRSIPLTMRNTDSGPSKREFRASSAPLIPNPFPELCNPAHSPVLPGSLGERDPLSDNRKHMNEGLTGADEGNVVRVFWDPTHSRSVLVSSGATAHDVCHMLAESAHCMDEESWALIEHHSALGLERCLEDHELVVQVQSSWPVESNTMLFFRKNYAKYEFFKKPVLFFPENMISDCADVTKGTTSSELVQNMVKSGSCPEIQGFLHVREGGKKSWKKLYFVLRRSGLYCSNKGQSKEPRHLQFVGDLEDLNVFTVFNGRKLYGAPEAHVFCIKASKDRFRCQDLKLMCADSEQSRTCWITAFRLFKHGKQLQCNYQFAKSSARLHMASKDSKFSDREESMVAMDFSGKSGGRVIQNPHEAQNAEQEEGQNWRKREALRHNLPTNGHGSQLSAVHRVQPWFHGGMSRAEAQKLLEEQGQVDGMFLVRDSQLHVQCFVLCLSYKLKTKHYLIIPLEQGDRQYYTMDDGVTLFADLLQLVEFHQINRGILPVCLKHPCTRIAL, from the exons ATGT TGATGGAGGTGGAAGGCTGTAGGTCAGAGGTGGAAGTGTTTAGGAGGTCAGCGGTTGAGACGATGTCCACAGGAGATTCATTGTCTGGGAAGTGTTCTCCATTGTCCCAAAACGTTCAGATGTCAACACCTCGATCGATCCCCCTCACCATGAGAAACACCGACAG TGGTCCATCAAAACGGGAATTTCGAGCTTCATCCGCACCTTTGATTCCCAATCCATTTCCAGAGCTCTGCAATCCGGCGCACTCCCCGGTGCTGCCCGGATCTCTCGGCGAGCGGGACCCTCTCTCTGACAACAGAAAACAT atgaacgaaggacttacgggtgcAGATGAAGGAAAT GTGGTTCGGGTTTTTTGGGACCCCACACACAGTCGTTCGGTCCTGGTGTCATCTGGGGCGACAGCACATGATGTTTGTCATATGCTAGCGGAGAGCGCCCACTGTATGGACGAGGAGAGCTGGGCCCTCATAGAACATCATTCTGCTTTGGGCCTGG AGCGCTGTCTGGAAGACCATGAGCTTGTGGTGCAGGTACAGTCATCCTGGCCCGTAGAGAGCAACACTATGCTGTTCTTCCGCAAAAACTACGCCAAGTACGAGTTCTTCAAAAAACCTGTG TTGTTTTTCCCAGAGAACATGATCTCTGATTGCGCTGATGTCACTAAAGGCACGACATCATCAGAGCTGGTGCAG AACATGGTGAAGAGTGGTTCCTGTCCAGAGATTCAAGGCTTTCTCCATGTGAGagaaggggggaaaaaatcctGGAAGAAACTCTATTTCGTTTTACGACGGTCTGGACTGTACTGCTCCAACAAAGGGCAATCAAAG GAACCTCGACACCTGCAGTTTGTCGGAGATCTGGAAGATCTGAATGTGTTTACAGTCTTCAATGGCCGTAAACTTTATGGGGCACCAGAAGCGCACGTCTTCTGCATTAAA GCCTCAAAAGACAGGTTTCGCTGTCAGGATTTGAAGCTGATGTGTGCTGACAGTGAGCAGAGTCGTACGTGCTGGATCACGGCCTTCAGATTGTTTAAG catGGGAAACAGCTCCAGTGTAATTACCAGTTCGCTAAGTCCAGCGCCAGACTTCACATGGCATCAAAAGACTCCAAG TTTTCAGATAGGGAGGAGTCGATGGTTGCCATGGATTTTTCAGGGAAAAGCGGTGGACGAGTGATTCAGAACCCACACGAGGCCCAGAATGCAGAGCAGGAGGAAGGACAGAACTGGCgg AAGAGAGAAGCGTTGCGTCACAATTTACCCACCAACGGTCACGGGTCACAGCTCTCCG CGGTTCATCGTGTTCAGCCGTGGTTTCATGGGGGCATGTCTCGTGCAGAAGCTCAAAAGCTATTGGAGGAGCAGGGTCAGGTGGACGG GATGTTTTTGGTGCGTGAcagtcagctgcacgtgcagtGCTTTGTGTTATGCTTGAGTTATAAACTGAAGACGAAACACTACCTCATCATTCCC TTGGAGCAGGGCGACAGACAGTACTACACTATGGACGATGGTGTCACACTGTTTGCAGATCTGCTGCAGTTGGTGGAGTTTCACCAGATCAACCGCGGCATCTTGCCTGTTTGTCTCAAACACCCCTGCACTCGCATTGCACTCTAA
- the arf2b gene encoding ADP-ribosylation factor 2b: MGNVFANLFKGLFGKKEMRILMVGLDAAGKTTILYKLKLGEIVTTIPTIGFNVETVEYKNISFTVWDVGGQDKIRPLWRHYFQNTQGLIFVVDSNDRERVNEAREELTRMLAEDELRDAVLLVFANKQDLPNAMNAAEITDKLGLHALRHRNWYIQATCATSGDGLYEGLDWLSNQLKNQK, translated from the exons ATGGGGAATGTCTTTGCAAACCTGTTTAAGGGTTTATTCGGGAAGAAGGAGATGAGAATTCTCATGGTCGGTCTTGATGCCGCCGGTAAAACCACCATCCTGTACAAACTCAAGCTGGGAGAAATAGTTACCACTATTCCCACTATCG GTTTTAATGTAGAAACGGTAGAGTATAAGAATATCAGTTTCACAGTTTGGGATGTTGGTGGCCAAGACAAAATCAGGCCGCTTTGGAGGCACTACTTCCAGAACACTCAAG GTCTGATCTTCGTAGTTGATAGTAATGACAGGGAACGAGTTAATGAAGCCAGGGAGGAGTTGACAAGAATGTTAGCAGAAGACGAGCTGCGTGACGCAGTCCTTCTCGTTTTTGCAAACAAACAG GATCTTCCCAATGCCATGAACGCAGCTGAGATTACAGATAAACTGGGCCTTCACGCCCTCCGTCATCGTAACTGGTACATCCAGGCCACCTGCGCTACCAGCGGAGACGGGCTCTACGAGGGGCTGGACTGGCTCTCCAATCAGTTGAAAAATCAGAAATGA
- the grb7 gene encoding growth factor receptor-bound protein 7 isoform X4: MPWGGPSKREFRASSAPLIPNPFPELCNPAHSPVLPGSLGERDPLSDNRKHMNEGLTGADEGNVVRVFWDPTHSRSVLVSSGATAHDVCHMLAESAHCMDEESWALIEHHSALGLERCLEDHELVVQVQSSWPVESNTMLFFRKNYAKYEFFKKPVLFFPENMISDCADVTKGTTSSELVQNMVKSGSCPEIQGFLHVREGGKKSWKKLYFVLRRSGLYCSNKGQSKEPRHLQFVGDLEDLNVFTVFNGRKLYGAPEAHVFCIKASKDRFRCQDLKLMCADSEQSRTCWITAFRLFKHGKQLQCNYQFAKSSARLHMASKDSKFSDREESMVAMDFSGKSGGRVIQNPHEAQNAEQEEGQNWRKREALRHNLPTNGHGSQLSAVHRVQPWFHGGMSRAEAQKLLEEQGQVDGMFLVRDSQLHVQCFVLCLSYKLKTKHYLIIPLEQGDRQYYTMDDGVTLFADLLQLVEFHQINRGILPVCLKHPCTRIAL, encoded by the exons atgccctgggg TGGTCCATCAAAACGGGAATTTCGAGCTTCATCCGCACCTTTGATTCCCAATCCATTTCCAGAGCTCTGCAATCCGGCGCACTCCCCGGTGCTGCCCGGATCTCTCGGCGAGCGGGACCCTCTCTCTGACAACAGAAAACAT atgaacgaaggacttacgggtgcAGATGAAGGAAAT GTGGTTCGGGTTTTTTGGGACCCCACACACAGTCGTTCGGTCCTGGTGTCATCTGGGGCGACAGCACATGATGTTTGTCATATGCTAGCGGAGAGCGCCCACTGTATGGACGAGGAGAGCTGGGCCCTCATAGAACATCATTCTGCTTTGGGCCTGG AGCGCTGTCTGGAAGACCATGAGCTTGTGGTGCAGGTACAGTCATCCTGGCCCGTAGAGAGCAACACTATGCTGTTCTTCCGCAAAAACTACGCCAAGTACGAGTTCTTCAAAAAACCTGTG TTGTTTTTCCCAGAGAACATGATCTCTGATTGCGCTGATGTCACTAAAGGCACGACATCATCAGAGCTGGTGCAG AACATGGTGAAGAGTGGTTCCTGTCCAGAGATTCAAGGCTTTCTCCATGTGAGagaaggggggaaaaaatcctGGAAGAAACTCTATTTCGTTTTACGACGGTCTGGACTGTACTGCTCCAACAAAGGGCAATCAAAG GAACCTCGACACCTGCAGTTTGTCGGAGATCTGGAAGATCTGAATGTGTTTACAGTCTTCAATGGCCGTAAACTTTATGGGGCACCAGAAGCGCACGTCTTCTGCATTAAA GCCTCAAAAGACAGGTTTCGCTGTCAGGATTTGAAGCTGATGTGTGCTGACAGTGAGCAGAGTCGTACGTGCTGGATCACGGCCTTCAGATTGTTTAAG catGGGAAACAGCTCCAGTGTAATTACCAGTTCGCTAAGTCCAGCGCCAGACTTCACATGGCATCAAAAGACTCCAAG TTTTCAGATAGGGAGGAGTCGATGGTTGCCATGGATTTTTCAGGGAAAAGCGGTGGACGAGTGATTCAGAACCCACACGAGGCCCAGAATGCAGAGCAGGAGGAAGGACAGAACTGGCgg AAGAGAGAAGCGTTGCGTCACAATTTACCCACCAACGGTCACGGGTCACAGCTCTCCG CGGTTCATCGTGTTCAGCCGTGGTTTCATGGGGGCATGTCTCGTGCAGAAGCTCAAAAGCTATTGGAGGAGCAGGGTCAGGTGGACGG GATGTTTTTGGTGCGTGAcagtcagctgcacgtgcagtGCTTTGTGTTATGCTTGAGTTATAAACTGAAGACGAAACACTACCTCATCATTCCC TTGGAGCAGGGCGACAGACAGTACTACACTATGGACGATGGTGTCACACTGTTTGCAGATCTGCTGCAGTTGGTGGAGTTTCACCAGATCAACCGCGGCATCTTGCCTGTTTGTCTCAAACACCCCTGCACTCGCATTGCACTCTAA
- the grb7 gene encoding growth factor receptor-bound protein 7 isoform X3, translating into MLMEVEGCRSEVEVFRRSAVETMSTGDSLSGKCSPLSQNVQMSTPRSIPLTMRNTDSGPSKREFRASSAPLIPNPFPELCNPAHSPVLPGSLGERDPLSDNRKHVVRVFWDPTHSRSVLVSSGATAHDVCHMLAESAHCMDEESWALIEHHSALGLERCLEDHELVVQVQSSWPVESNTMLFFRKNYAKYEFFKKPVLFFPENMISDCADVTKGTTSSELVQNMVKSGSCPEIQGFLHVREGGKKSWKKLYFVLRRSGLYCSNKGQSKEPRHLQFVGDLEDLNVFTVFNGRKLYGAPEAHVFCIKASKDRFRCQDLKLMCADSEQSRTCWITAFRLFKHGKQLQCNYQFAKSSARLHMASKDSKFSDREESMVAMDFSGKSGGRVIQNPHEAQNAEQEEGQNWRKREALRHNLPTNGHGSQLSAVHRVQPWFHGGMSRAEAQKLLEEQGQVDGMFLVRDSQLHVQCFVLCLSYKLKTKHYLIIPLEQGDRQYYTMDDGVTLFADLLQLVEFHQINRGILPVCLKHPCTRIAL; encoded by the exons ATGT TGATGGAGGTGGAAGGCTGTAGGTCAGAGGTGGAAGTGTTTAGGAGGTCAGCGGTTGAGACGATGTCCACAGGAGATTCATTGTCTGGGAAGTGTTCTCCATTGTCCCAAAACGTTCAGATGTCAACACCTCGATCGATCCCCCTCACCATGAGAAACACCGACAG TGGTCCATCAAAACGGGAATTTCGAGCTTCATCCGCACCTTTGATTCCCAATCCATTTCCAGAGCTCTGCAATCCGGCGCACTCCCCGGTGCTGCCCGGATCTCTCGGCGAGCGGGACCCTCTCTCTGACAACAGAAAACAT GTGGTTCGGGTTTTTTGGGACCCCACACACAGTCGTTCGGTCCTGGTGTCATCTGGGGCGACAGCACATGATGTTTGTCATATGCTAGCGGAGAGCGCCCACTGTATGGACGAGGAGAGCTGGGCCCTCATAGAACATCATTCTGCTTTGGGCCTGG AGCGCTGTCTGGAAGACCATGAGCTTGTGGTGCAGGTACAGTCATCCTGGCCCGTAGAGAGCAACACTATGCTGTTCTTCCGCAAAAACTACGCCAAGTACGAGTTCTTCAAAAAACCTGTG TTGTTTTTCCCAGAGAACATGATCTCTGATTGCGCTGATGTCACTAAAGGCACGACATCATCAGAGCTGGTGCAG AACATGGTGAAGAGTGGTTCCTGTCCAGAGATTCAAGGCTTTCTCCATGTGAGagaaggggggaaaaaatcctGGAAGAAACTCTATTTCGTTTTACGACGGTCTGGACTGTACTGCTCCAACAAAGGGCAATCAAAG GAACCTCGACACCTGCAGTTTGTCGGAGATCTGGAAGATCTGAATGTGTTTACAGTCTTCAATGGCCGTAAACTTTATGGGGCACCAGAAGCGCACGTCTTCTGCATTAAA GCCTCAAAAGACAGGTTTCGCTGTCAGGATTTGAAGCTGATGTGTGCTGACAGTGAGCAGAGTCGTACGTGCTGGATCACGGCCTTCAGATTGTTTAAG catGGGAAACAGCTCCAGTGTAATTACCAGTTCGCTAAGTCCAGCGCCAGACTTCACATGGCATCAAAAGACTCCAAG TTTTCAGATAGGGAGGAGTCGATGGTTGCCATGGATTTTTCAGGGAAAAGCGGTGGACGAGTGATTCAGAACCCACACGAGGCCCAGAATGCAGAGCAGGAGGAAGGACAGAACTGGCgg AAGAGAGAAGCGTTGCGTCACAATTTACCCACCAACGGTCACGGGTCACAGCTCTCCG CGGTTCATCGTGTTCAGCCGTGGTTTCATGGGGGCATGTCTCGTGCAGAAGCTCAAAAGCTATTGGAGGAGCAGGGTCAGGTGGACGG GATGTTTTTGGTGCGTGAcagtcagctgcacgtgcagtGCTTTGTGTTATGCTTGAGTTATAAACTGAAGACGAAACACTACCTCATCATTCCC TTGGAGCAGGGCGACAGACAGTACTACACTATGGACGATGGTGTCACACTGTTTGCAGATCTGCTGCAGTTGGTGGAGTTTCACCAGATCAACCGCGGCATCTTGCCTGTTTGTCTCAAACACCCCTGCACTCGCATTGCACTCTAA